In Brevibacillus brevis, a genomic segment contains:
- a CDS encoding TIGR03943 family putative permease subunit: MEEARAKRHYFLRTLILIGFTSLLAELIITDRLSHYLAPRLHMFSYVTLGILALLTLVSLRQAITGTNAYDCDCEDAHKLPRSLWRSVFGYGLFLLPLAMAFLLPDQLLGSDLAEKRGITLLSNDVKKLAEAAGKANTEADARKNASPPVQSEKPGNGNGSASAEQQPPMPSPTEKTAQSSGKQSAMTDEGLRQKFATGFGDFYADIAVSLYKQPVIRLDETVFLDGLTTMELYAKEFAGKELETLGFVYRQPDFTPQQFVVARFSVTCCTADANVFGILVENGQADRWAKDSWVKVRGRLELRQVDGYDMLVLKASKVEQVKAPKDPYVYYSYDPAGTNASKGDGL, from the coding sequence ATGGAAGAAGCGAGAGCGAAGCGCCATTACTTTTTGCGGACACTGATCCTGATCGGTTTCACCTCGCTCCTGGCTGAGTTGATCATCACGGATCGTCTGAGCCACTACTTGGCTCCCCGTCTGCACATGTTCAGTTATGTCACGCTTGGAATTTTGGCATTGCTCACTCTCGTCAGCTTGCGGCAGGCCATAACGGGAACCAATGCGTACGACTGCGACTGCGAGGATGCGCACAAGCTGCCGCGCTCCCTGTGGCGATCCGTTTTTGGTTACGGACTGTTCCTTTTGCCTTTGGCCATGGCGTTTCTGCTCCCGGATCAACTGCTTGGCAGTGACTTGGCGGAGAAGCGGGGCATCACCCTGCTTTCCAATGATGTGAAAAAGCTGGCGGAAGCGGCCGGCAAGGCAAATACGGAAGCGGATGCCCGGAAGAACGCCAGTCCGCCGGTTCAATCGGAAAAGCCGGGAAATGGCAACGGAAGCGCTTCGGCCGAGCAACAGCCGCCGATGCCGTCACCGACGGAAAAAACGGCACAATCTTCTGGGAAACAGTCTGCCATGACCGACGAGGGGCTGCGTCAAAAATTTGCTACGGGCTTCGGCGATTTTTACGCCGATATCGCGGTCTCCCTATACAAACAGCCGGTCATTCGGCTCGATGAAACGGTATTTCTGGACGGGCTGACTACAATGGAGCTGTACGCCAAGGAGTTTGCGGGAAAGGAGCTGGAGACGCTCGGCTTCGTCTACCGCCAGCCGGATTTTACGCCGCAGCAATTTGTGGTGGCCCGCTTTTCCGTGACGTGCTGCACGGCCGATGCCAACGTATTCGGTATTTTGGTGGAAAATGGGCAGGCGGACAGATGGGCCAAGGACAGCTGGGTGAAGGTGCGTGGAAGACTGGAATTGCGTCAGGTGGACGGATACGACATGCTGGTCTTGAAGGCTTCCAAAGTCGAACAGGTGAAGGCGCCCAAAGACCCGTATGTGTACTACAGTTATGATCCTGCGGGAACAAACGCATCGAAAGGAGACGGACTATGA
- a CDS encoding GNAT family N-acetyltransferase — MIERYEITSYDAAQRMWQLQQAAYRIEAERIGWPDLPPLRESAEELMECGETFYAAILAGDLAGAVSFKKVGQTLDIHRMVVDPKHFRKGIASNLLVHLEKANPEASSIIVSTAARNEPAVKLYQRHGYVTTGTKEVAPELVLQFFKKDL, encoded by the coding sequence ATGATAGAACGCTATGAAATAACCAGCTACGACGCCGCCCAGCGGATGTGGCAGCTGCAGCAGGCGGCATACCGGATCGAGGCCGAACGGATCGGGTGGCCGGATTTGCCGCCGCTGCGCGAATCGGCAGAGGAGCTGATGGAGTGCGGGGAGACGTTTTACGCCGCGATTCTAGCCGGTGACCTGGCAGGGGCCGTGTCCTTCAAAAAAGTCGGGCAGACGCTGGATATTCACCGAATGGTAGTGGATCCGAAGCACTTTCGCAAAGGGATTGCGAGCAATCTGCTCGTCCATCTCGAGAAAGCCAATCCGGAAGCCAGTTCCATTATCGTATCCACTGCGGCTCGCAATGAACCCGCCGTCAAGCTCTACCAGCGTCATGGCTACGTGACGACCGGTACAAAGGAAGTCGCCCCCGAACTCGTTCTCCAATTTTTCAAAAAGGACCTGTAA